A window of the Phaseolus vulgaris cultivar G19833 chromosome 5, P. vulgaris v2.0, whole genome shotgun sequence genome harbors these coding sequences:
- the LOC137835075 gene encoding proteasome subunit alpha type-2-A: MGDSQYSFSLTTFSPSGKLVQIEHALTAVGSGQTSLGIKAANGVVIATEKKLPSILVDEASVQKIQLLTPNIGVVYSGMGPDFRVLVRKSRKQAVQYHRLYKEPIPVTQLVREVAAVMQEFTQSGGVRPFGVSLLVAGFDDNGPQLYQVDPSGSYFSWKASAMGKNVSNAKTFLEKRYTDDMELDDAVHTAILTLKEGFEGQISGKNIEIGIIGADKKFRVLTPAEIDDYLAEVE, translated from the exons ATGGGGGATAGTCAGTATTCGTTTTCACTCACCACATTTAG CCCTTCTGGAAAGCTTGTTCAGATTGAGCATGCTTTGACGGCTGTTGGGTCTGGGCAAACGTCTTTGGGAATTAAAG CTGCAAATGGAGTTGTCATCGCTACCGAGAAGAAATTGCCATCCATTTTGGTTGATGAAGCATCA GTccagaaaattcagttattaaCACCGAATATTGGTGTTGTATATAG TGGCATGGGACCCGATTTTCGAGTTTTGGTTCGAAAAAGCAGGAAACAGGCTGTGCAGTATCACCGGTTATATAAA GAACCAATTCCTGTGACTCAACTTGTCAGGGAAGTTGCTGCGGTAATGCAGGAGTTTACTCAGTCTGG TGGTGTTAGGCCTTTTGGAGTGTCCCTGCTAGTTGCTGGGTTTGATGATAATGGGCCACAATTATACCAG GTGGATCCGTCAGGTTCATATTTTTCTTGGAAAGCTTCTGCAATGGGGAAAAATGTTTCTAATGCAAAGACGTTTCTTGAGAAGAG GTACACAGATGATATGGAGCTTGATGATGCAGTCCACACAGCAATATTGACTCTGAAGGAAGG GTTTGAGGGACAGATCTCAGGGAAAAACATTGAAATTGGCATAATCGGTGCTGATAAAAAGTTCAG GGTATTGACACCAGCTGAAATTGATGACTATTTGGCTGAAGTAGAATAG
- the LOC137835076 gene encoding style cell-cycle inhibitor 1-B: protein MGSDRKSKRTSPSQREEDEKRSKRQRTVEDEEKKERKREKKEKRKDKKSRKHSKEKSDKKGKSKDRHRDKNRKGDGHVEFLQLSKDDYFAKNNEFAAWLKEEKNVFFSDLLSESARELFTDFVKAWNKGKLDSHYYEGIASGPRTSHNWKIKN, encoded by the exons atgggaAGCGATAGGAAATCGAAACGAACTTCACCCTCCCAACGCGAAGAAG ATGAGAAGAGAAGCAAGAGGCAGAGAACGGTAGAGGATGAGGAAAAGAAGGAACGAAAGagggaaaagaaagagaaaaggaaggACAAGAAATCTCGCAAGCATTCCAAAGAAAAATCTGATAAGAAGG GGAAGTCGAAAGATAGGCACAGAGACAAGAATAGAAAAGGTGATGGCCATGTG GAATTCCTACAATTGTCAAAGGATGACTATTTTGCAAAGAATAATGAGTTCGCTGCCTGgttaaaggaagagaaaaatgtgtttttctCTGATCTTTTGTCCGAGTCAGCACGTGAGTTGTTTACTGATTTTGTCAAAGCTTGGAATAAAGGAAAACTTGATTCACACTACTATGAAGGCATTGCAAGCGGACCTCGCACATCCCATAACTGGAAGATCAAGAACTAG